In Thermococcus profundus, the genomic stretch TAAAGATGACGGCTCCGTTGCATTCAGCAAGATCTACAATCTGAGTGCCTCTGACGTCTTAAACGGACTTACTGGAGGGGACGGCTCACTGATACTCTCTGGGGATACCGACCGCTTTTCATCGATAAGAAACACCGACGGCTTCATAGTCAGATTGCCGTACAACGGAGCGCTTCCTGGATATGAATCAGAGGACGTGGAGCCGGAAGTCTTTGGAGTTGGAGGATACGAACCGACAAAAGTGAGCGTGAGGACGACGGTCACCAACGCAGTGGTCGAGAACCTCAACGTCCACCCCAAAGACTTCCCCCAGAGCGGGATCCTGGGGGTCACGATAAGCCCGAATCCGGAATCCCTGGGGAAGAAGGTGGAGATCTACCTGGACGGCAACCTCACGTCAGTGAAAGGAGGAGAGATCCTCCTGCCGCTGACCCCTGGTTCTCACAGCGTTAAAGTGGCTATGAACGGCTACCATCTCTACGAAACATCCGTGAGCATAAAGGCGGGCGAAGAAATTGACATTAAAGCCACCCTCATCCCCATGACGCCGACGGGAACCCTGAGGATAACTTCAACACCCTCAGGTGCGGCCGTGTTCCTGAACGGAACGTTCATAGGGCTCACCCCACTCAGCCTGAATCTGAGCGCCGGCCTCTACACTATCAGAGTTTCCAAGGACGGCTACGAAGACTACTCGAAGAGCGTCGAGATCAAGGGCGGGGAGGAGGTAGCCATCACCGCGGGACTTAACCCCATAACCCGGACCACTGCAACAACTACACCGTCCATCACGACCACAACCACCCCCGTCGGGACAACGACTACAACAACCACTGTGAGGACGACCACGACGACTCAGGAAACTACCTCGAGCACGGCCGCAACAACCACGACTACGTCAAAAAAAGGCGGGGGAATCTGCGGACCGGGGGTCATTCTCCTACTGGTTCCACTTTCAAGGCTCATGAGGAGGGGCCGCTAGGTCCCTTCAGAAACTCTTTTAACGAGGGGCCGTTATGTACTTCAGGCGTAAGAGTGCAAGGTGGTAGCATGTGCGGAATAATTGGATACATCGGGGATAGAAAAGCCTGCGATGTGATTGTCAAGGGCCTTAAAAGGCTCGAATACCGGGGTTACGACTCCGTGGGTATCGTCACGGCCGACGGAGACAAGATAGAAATCAGAAAGGGGGCCGGAAGGATAGACGAGCTCACTGAGAAACTCAACTTTCAAGAGATGAGGGGGAACAGGGGAATCGGCCATACCCGGTGGGCAACCCACGGCGTTCCAAACGACACCAACGCCCACCCTCATACGGACTGCACGGGCAGAATCGCGGTCGTTCACAACGGCATAATAGAGAACTTCGCTGAGCTGAGGGAGGAGCTCCTCAGAAAGGGACACACCCTCAGGAGCGACACTGACACCGAGGTCATAGCTCATCTCATAGAGGAGGAGCTCAAGAACGCCAAAAACTTTGAGGAGGCCGTTAGGAAGGCCTTACTCCGCCTGAAGGGTTCCTTTGCCCTCGGGATAGTCTATGCGGACGAACCAGATAAGATATACGTCGTCAGGAACGAGAGTCCACTGGTTCTTGGAATTGGGAAGGGAGAGACCTTCGCGGCGAGTGACGTTCCAGCTTTCCTTGAGTACACCAACAAGGTGGTCTTCTTAGACGACAGGGAATACGCGGTTTTAACCAAGGACTCGTGGATCGTTAAAAACCTTGATACAGGCGAAGTAGTTGAAAAACAGGTTCAGGAAATAGAGTGGACCCTTGAGATGGCCGAGAAGGCAGGTTATCCCCATTTCATGCTCAAGGAGATCCACGAGCAGCCGAAAGCCATCAGGGACGCGATACACGGCAACAGAGGCATCATAAGCAAGGTGGCTGAGGAAATAGCCGGCTACGACAGAGTCATCTTCGTCGCCATGGGCACCTCGTACCACGCCGCCCTCGTCGGCAAGTACCTCTTCCAGAGGCTCGCGAAGAGAATCCCAATAGTCGAGGAGGCCAGCGAGTTCCGCTACGAGTTCGAGGACCTTGTTGATGACGGAACTCTAGTGATAGCCATAACCCAGAGCGGCGAGACAGCAGACACTCTCGCGGCTATGAAGCTCGCCAAGAGGAAGGGCGCAAAGGTTCTCGCCATAGTCAACGTCGTCGGGAGTATGGCGACGAGGATCGCGGATTTAACCCTCTACACTCACGCGGGGCCGGAGATAGGGGTCGCCGCTACCAAGACCTACACCACCCAGCTTACCGTTCTCACGATGCTCGCAATAGAGCTCGCCAGAAAACTCGGCACGGTGGATCCGGAATACCTGGGGGAGCTTGAAAGGGGCCTTGAACTCGTCCCCGACCTGGTGGAGGATGTTTTGACTCACGAAGAAAGCCTCAGAGAGCTGGCAGAGGAGCTCAAGGACAAGAGGGATTTCTTCTACATCGGCAGGGGCGCGGGCTTCCCAACGGCCCTTGAGGGCGCCCTAAAGCTCAAGGAGATAAGCTACATTCACGCCGAAGGGCTCTCCGCGGGGGAGCTGAAGCACGGGCCGCTCGCACTGCTTGAGGATGGCGTCCCGGTTGTCGCGATAAACCCGAGCGGGAAGGTCTTCGACAAGATGGTGAGCAACATCGAAGAGGCCAGGGCGAGGGGGGCAATGATAATCTCACTCTCGGACAGGGAAGAGCTCAGCAGGGTTTCGGATGTGCTCATAAAGATGCCCGAGGTCGATGAGCTGTTGAGTTCGATAGTTTATGTAGTTCCCCTCCAGATTCTCGCATATCATCTTGCAGTGTTGAGGGGCAACGACCCCGACAAGCCGAGGAATTTGGCCAAATCGGTCACAGTTGAATGAAGGGGGTATCTAAAATGGTTAAAACGGACGTTAAAAAGAAGAGGAAAAAGGAGAAAGAAAAAACTAAACACCCCAAACAAACCAAAAAGGAATCAGAAGAGCTCAAA encodes the following:
- a CDS encoding PEGA domain-containing protein; this encodes MKRRSLTRLITLLIIWSILPYSIAVASQSYWVRFYGGDGADSISGASPMPNGDLVAVGSTGINGKPQPWVLRVDRYGSVLWSKYYTLEVDAEIRLNEAAIDEDGNVVVVGTLKKEIQGISDSDLFVMKIDEKGNSVWAKTYGLSGLDGGTSIAIEGNAIFVGGYTDVDGTPGLWILRLNPYGNVVWQREYSSVYPSFKYSMATGKGELIAAGSSESGNLIILRVNPISGTVDDALEYVNFSVSDPLLESSGGGITVAAGSNGCLALLNLNEGGECYKVGSAGPVPGGIFSAENGELFVAASVSKKIWLLGLKDDGSVAFSKIYNLSASDVLNGLTGGDGSLILSGDTDRFSSIRNTDGFIVRLPYNGALPGYESEDVEPEVFGVGGYEPTKVSVRTTVTNAVVENLNVHPKDFPQSGILGVTISPNPESLGKKVEIYLDGNLTSVKGGEILLPLTPGSHSVKVAMNGYHLYETSVSIKAGEEIDIKATLIPMTPTGTLRITSTPSGAAVFLNGTFIGLTPLSLNLSAGLYTIRVSKDGYEDYSKSVEIKGGEEVAITAGLNPITRTTATTTPSITTTTTPVGTTTTTTTVRTTTTTQETTSSTAATTTTTSKKGGGICGPGVILLLVPLSRLMRRGR
- the glmS gene encoding glutamine--fructose-6-phosphate transaminase (isomerizing) — encoded protein: MCGIIGYIGDRKACDVIVKGLKRLEYRGYDSVGIVTADGDKIEIRKGAGRIDELTEKLNFQEMRGNRGIGHTRWATHGVPNDTNAHPHTDCTGRIAVVHNGIIENFAELREELLRKGHTLRSDTDTEVIAHLIEEELKNAKNFEEAVRKALLRLKGSFALGIVYADEPDKIYVVRNESPLVLGIGKGETFAASDVPAFLEYTNKVVFLDDREYAVLTKDSWIVKNLDTGEVVEKQVQEIEWTLEMAEKAGYPHFMLKEIHEQPKAIRDAIHGNRGIISKVAEEIAGYDRVIFVAMGTSYHAALVGKYLFQRLAKRIPIVEEASEFRYEFEDLVDDGTLVIAITQSGETADTLAAMKLAKRKGAKVLAIVNVVGSMATRIADLTLYTHAGPEIGVAATKTYTTQLTVLTMLAIELARKLGTVDPEYLGELERGLELVPDLVEDVLTHEESLRELAEELKDKRDFFYIGRGAGFPTALEGALKLKEISYIHAEGLSAGELKHGPLALLEDGVPVVAINPSGKVFDKMVSNIEEARARGAMIISLSDREELSRVSDVLIKMPEVDELLSSIVYVVPLQILAYHLAVLRGNDPDKPRNLAKSVTVE